In Hermetia illucens chromosome 1, iHerIll2.2.curated.20191125, whole genome shotgun sequence, one genomic interval encodes:
- the LOC119655498 gene encoding tctex1 domain-containing protein 1 encodes MLKMSVANRKSRAPGQSTFSLSKRRSSMGHVQRQPVMRFAPTYRLEPQTPFNSETAQYIIKNVMNHFLSGSSYNPKTAANLCKGISEEIKSRIKLQKADRYKIICVVTIGQKYMQGFSAALSFLWDATKDRYVSYVYDRPNIFAIGTVYALYYD; translated from the exons TCGGTGGCAAATCGTAAATCCCGTGCTCCGGGCCAGAGCACATTCTCCCTGAGCAAACGAAGGAGTAGTATGGGCCACGTACAACGG CAACCAGTTATGCGCTTCGCTCCTACGTATCGGTTGGAGCCACAAACTCCTTTCAATAGTGAAACCGCTCAATATATCATTAAGAACGTCATGAACCATTTTTTAAGTGGATCCTCGTATAATCCAAAGACAGCAGCGAATTTGTGCAAGGGAATCAGTGAAGAGATCAAATCACGGATAAAGTTGCAGAAGGCAGACAG ATATAAAATTATTTGTGTGGTAACAATCGGTCAAAAGTATATGCAAGGATTTAGTGCCGCATTAAGTTTCCTGTGGGACGCTACCAAGGACCGCTACGTGTCATACGTTTACGATAGACCGAATATATTCGCAATTGGTACAGTTTACGCGCTCTATTACGACTAA